The Pelagibacterium halotolerans B2 genome has a segment encoding these proteins:
- a CDS encoding tyrosine-type recombinase/integrase, with protein MPGDDVNGCSSCCEFNPDRQLHIAWNSIAAFDLFDAPDPPASTSNSKENRMTKRKRRHRRCVDVRINWLQPHAEGFKDWLDERNYSPPTIIEVVRLLALWADWVRAKGFELETLAAGLAASASVFRGSKKARAPQGAAKLFICYLRNQGVLPPAHKPSLEETWPQLAAFRQWMREQRGIKDSTLDTYQQTLTDLLAALGTDPAAYTATAIRDFVLERAKPHGIGRARGITVATRAYVKYLVAIGQCPIGREHAVPTFASWQLATVPRFLGQADIDRLLASCEDKGRLRDRAIILLLARLGLRASEVANLSFGDIDWENGLLTLSGKSRREEHLPLTQEIGDAILAYIEQERPRIATTRLFLTEIAPIRPVGRIAVKCLVRRALDRAGIASVHRGAHMLRHSAATAMLRNGASLTGVGTVLRHRSPSVTALYAKVDIGLLSEIAQPWGGRLPC; from the coding sequence ATGCCGGGCGACGACGTGAACGGTTGTTCCAGCTGCTGCGAGTTCAATCCGGACCGGCAGTTGCATATCGCATGGAATAGTATCGCAGCCTTCGATTTGTTCGATGCGCCGGACCCTCCGGCGTCAACAAGCAACTCGAAGGAAAACAGGATGACAAAACGAAAGCGCAGACATCGCCGATGCGTCGATGTCCGGATCAATTGGCTGCAACCGCATGCTGAGGGCTTCAAAGACTGGCTCGACGAGCGGAATTACTCGCCCCCAACGATCATCGAGGTGGTGCGCCTGCTCGCATTATGGGCCGATTGGGTCCGGGCGAAGGGCTTCGAACTCGAAACACTCGCCGCGGGCCTTGCCGCCTCAGCATCGGTGTTCCGGGGCAGCAAGAAGGCTCGCGCACCGCAGGGCGCCGCCAAGCTGTTCATCTGTTATCTGCGTAATCAGGGCGTTCTTCCGCCGGCGCACAAACCGTCGCTCGAGGAAACCTGGCCGCAACTCGCAGCTTTCCGTCAATGGATGCGGGAGCAGCGCGGCATCAAGGATTCCACGCTCGACACCTATCAGCAAACCCTGACCGACCTGCTGGCGGCACTCGGAACCGATCCGGCGGCCTACACGGCCACAGCGATACGCGACTTCGTGCTCGAGCGGGCCAAACCACATGGGATCGGGCGCGCACGGGGCATCACCGTTGCGACGCGCGCCTACGTCAAATACCTCGTGGCGATCGGACAGTGCCCGATCGGACGGGAGCACGCGGTTCCGACCTTCGCAAGCTGGCAATTGGCGACGGTGCCTCGCTTCCTCGGGCAAGCCGATATCGATCGCCTGCTCGCCTCGTGTGAGGACAAGGGCCGATTACGTGACCGCGCGATCATACTCCTGCTTGCCCGCTTGGGGTTGAGAGCGAGCGAAGTCGCCAATCTCAGCTTCGGCGACATCGACTGGGAGAACGGTCTGCTGACGCTCTCCGGCAAAAGCCGGCGCGAGGAACACCTGCCGCTCACCCAAGAGATTGGAGACGCCATTCTCGCCTATATCGAGCAAGAACGGCCCCGAATTGCGACGACGCGCCTGTTCCTGACCGAAATAGCGCCGATCAGACCCGTGGGCCGTATCGCGGTGAAATGCCTGGTGCGGCGCGCCCTCGACCGGGCGGGGATCGCGAGCGTGCATCGCGGCGCTCACATGCTTAGGCATTCCGCCGCGACCGCGATGCTGCGTAATGGTGCGAGCCTTACCGGCGTCGGCACGGTGCTGCGGCACCGTTCGCCATCCGTCACCGCGCTCTATGCCAAGGTCGATATCGGCCTGCTGTCGGAGATCGCCCAGCCCTGGGGCGGGAGGCTGCCATGTTGA
- a CDS encoding tyrosine-type recombinase/integrase: MLRNATDRYIALRRTLGYKLVKTERHLHAFSDFAADRGETHIRAATVLRWLETVAGTPNTRARRMSEIILFARFLHAEDSRHEIPRADLPRSQVRPVPYIYTPDEIARILDAAGSLRHQKPNPLRRQLYVMLFGLIAATGLRVCEALGLKLDDIQPGGVLHIRETKFRKSRLVPLHATVVEALDRYLALRRQHACESPWLFTSVQHREMCPTTVNYTFRCVLRRAGIAPERRQQPRIHDLRHTFATRVLEQCGAERRAVARHFVALSTYLGHVDVRNTYWYLEATPGLMADIAAAGEMLVGESAA, encoded by the coding sequence ATGTTGAGGAACGCCACCGACCGCTACATCGCTTTGCGCCGCACGCTCGGCTACAAACTGGTCAAGACCGAGCGGCATCTTCATGCCTTCTCGGACTTTGCCGCCGACCGCGGCGAAACCCATATCCGGGCGGCAACGGTTCTTCGATGGCTGGAGACAGTCGCCGGCACGCCGAACACACGCGCCCGGCGCATGTCGGAAATCATCCTGTTTGCGCGCTTCCTCCATGCCGAGGATTCCCGCCATGAAATCCCGCGCGCCGACTTACCACGAAGCCAGGTCCGCCCTGTTCCCTACATCTACACCCCGGACGAGATCGCCCGCATCCTCGATGCGGCCGGCAGTCTCCGGCATCAGAAACCCAATCCCCTGAGACGTCAGCTCTACGTCATGCTGTTCGGGCTGATCGCAGCAACGGGGCTGCGAGTCTGTGAGGCGCTCGGGCTCAAGCTGGACGATATCCAGCCGGGCGGTGTGTTGCATATCCGCGAAACCAAGTTCCGCAAGAGCCGGCTCGTGCCGCTGCATGCCACGGTCGTCGAGGCGCTTGATCGCTATCTTGCGCTTCGTCGACAACATGCATGCGAAAGTCCCTGGCTGTTCACGTCCGTCCAACATCGCGAGATGTGCCCGACCACGGTGAACTATACGTTCCGCTGCGTCCTGCGACGCGCGGGGATCGCGCCGGAGCGAAGGCAACAGCCCCGCATCCATGATCTTCGCCATACCTTCGCGACACGGGTGCTGGAGCAATGCGGCGCTGAGCGTCGTGCGGTTGCCCGGCACTTCGTCGCCTTGTCGACCTATCTCGGCCATGTCGATGTCCGGAACACCTACTGGTATCTGGAAGCGACGCCGGGGTTGATGGCGGATATCGCCGCGGCCGGGGAAATGCTGGTCGGGGAGAGCGCCGCATGA
- a CDS encoding tyrosine-type recombinase/integrase — MTQLAPLITGFLRDYMPSQRGYSPQTCETYAFSFKLLFDFAAKRLRTRPSQLAIEDLDAPMIVAFLTHIEQDRGNSVSTRNLRLAAVKAFMRYVEYRVPSALEQIGRVHAIPVKRHDQKLIRHLTMEEVRAILNAPDVTTRSGVRDRAMMHLCFAGGLRVSELVGILIANLSLQHGASVTIRGKGRKERCLPLWKETARDLRAWLSVRGDVPVPELFVNARGEPMTRAGFEYILDKHVRKAAKTSASLRDRSVSPHQLRHSCAVIMLQATHDIRKVALWLGHADIRTTEVYLRMDPSEKLEAVEAVVPPELRRGRFKAPDALIASLLSDVEGPS; from the coding sequence ATGACGCAACTCGCTCCGCTCATCACCGGCTTCCTGCGCGATTACATGCCCAGTCAGCGAGGCTACAGCCCGCAGACCTGCGAGACCTATGCCTTCAGCTTCAAGCTGCTGTTCGACTTCGCCGCGAAACGGTTGCGAACCCGGCCGTCGCAGCTTGCGATCGAGGATCTCGATGCGCCGATGATCGTGGCGTTCCTGACGCATATCGAGCAGGACCGCGGCAACAGCGTCTCCACCCGCAACCTGAGGCTTGCCGCCGTCAAGGCGTTCATGCGCTATGTCGAATACCGGGTGCCGTCGGCCCTGGAGCAGATCGGCAGGGTCCATGCGATCCCGGTCAAACGCCACGATCAGAAGCTCATCCGTCATCTGACGATGGAGGAGGTTCGCGCGATCCTCAATGCTCCCGATGTTACGACCCGATCCGGCGTGCGCGACAGGGCGATGATGCATCTGTGCTTTGCTGGCGGCTTGAGGGTCTCCGAACTGGTCGGCATCCTGATCGCAAACCTCTCGCTTCAGCATGGCGCGAGCGTGACGATCCGGGGAAAGGGCCGCAAGGAACGTTGCCTGCCGCTATGGAAGGAAACCGCGCGCGATCTTCGGGCGTGGCTCAGCGTCAGGGGCGACGTTCCCGTGCCGGAACTGTTCGTCAACGCCCGAGGCGAGCCGATGACCCGAGCGGGATTCGAGTATATCCTCGACAAGCACGTCCGCAAAGCGGCCAAGACCTCCGCATCGCTGCGCGATCGCAGTGTCTCCCCACATCAGCTCCGGCATAGCTGTGCCGTGATCATGCTGCAGGCCACCCACGACATTCGGAAGGTCGCCCTCTGGCTCGGTCATGCCGATATCCGCACGACGGAGGTCTACCTGCGCATGGATCCCTCCGAGAAGCTGGAAGCGGTCGAGGCGGTCGTTCCTCCTGAACTGAGGCGCGGCCGGTTCAAGGCGCCGGATGCATTGATCGCATCCTTACTCTCCGACGTGGAAGGGCCAAGCTGA
- a CDS encoding toll/interleukin-1 receptor domain-containing protein — protein sequence MLPPILEIFVLWHPDDQRGAGFAETIFNHFMKGPTFSGVIGGGVQVSLRSTGWEGSGTAPRPVYAEGWAAPNGIRPASFVAVVPLLGTEMAACVEDKNTQWHAYVNAIRDLHQASPECVGVFPYALDAGATHGTELQDILGNFQFVAAGNPDRNGEGVESMLCRDLTQGLAQLVSPDEMDRLTAFISHTKRHSQGEGEDVDTLVDLVREVIRNTRLNDFFDANDLQPGTDWDQELRDKSGTSAMLALRTDLYSSREWCQREVVIAKTHGMPVIMMDAIGVGEERGSFLMDHVPRIAVRKADGRWQRQDVYRALNLLVDECLKRALWMHQKDLAHERPELDVAWWAPHAPEPLTLSRWIDAYLAQNGDDDSDNTVRILHPDPPLGPEERDVLLNYARTTRLGREIDIMTPRQLATRGG from the coding sequence ATGCTGCCGCCCATCCTTGAAATCTTCGTGCTCTGGCACCCGGACGACCAACGAGGCGCAGGCTTCGCCGAGACGATCTTCAATCACTTCATGAAGGGACCAACCTTCTCCGGCGTGATCGGCGGCGGTGTACAGGTATCCTTGCGAAGCACGGGATGGGAAGGTTCGGGCACCGCGCCCAGACCTGTCTATGCCGAAGGCTGGGCCGCGCCGAACGGTATCAGGCCCGCGAGCTTTGTGGCTGTCGTCCCCTTGCTCGGCACTGAAATGGCCGCGTGCGTCGAGGACAAGAACACACAGTGGCATGCATATGTGAATGCGATCCGGGACTTGCATCAAGCATCGCCCGAATGCGTCGGCGTGTTCCCCTACGCATTGGATGCAGGCGCTACGCACGGTACAGAGCTTCAGGATATTCTGGGCAACTTCCAGTTCGTCGCGGCGGGCAATCCCGACCGGAACGGTGAAGGCGTCGAGAGCATGCTCTGCCGTGACCTGACACAAGGGCTTGCGCAGTTGGTATCGCCCGATGAAATGGATCGATTGACAGCGTTCATCAGCCACACAAAGCGGCACAGCCAGGGAGAAGGCGAAGATGTCGATACTCTGGTCGATCTGGTGCGCGAAGTTATCCGCAATACGCGCCTGAACGACTTTTTCGATGCCAATGACCTGCAACCGGGCACCGATTGGGATCAGGAACTGCGCGACAAATCCGGTACAAGCGCAATGCTCGCGCTGCGCACAGACCTGTATTCCAGCCGAGAATGGTGTCAGCGCGAGGTGGTTATCGCCAAGACGCATGGTATGCCGGTGATCATGATGGACGCCATCGGCGTCGGTGAAGAACGCGGCTCGTTCCTCATGGATCATGTGCCCCGAATCGCAGTCAGAAAAGCGGATGGGCGCTGGCAGCGGCAGGACGTCTATCGCGCCCTCAATCTCCTGGTCGATGAATGTCTGAAACGCGCGCTCTGGATGCACCAGAAAGATCTTGCTCACGAGCGCCCTGAACTCGATGTTGCATGGTGGGCACCGCATGCCCCCGAACCGCTGACCCTGTCTCGCTGGATCGATGCCTATCTGGCGCAAAACGGCGACGACGACAGTGACAACACTGTCCGGATTCTGCATCCCGATCCGCCGCTGGGTCCCGAAGAGCGGGATGTGTTGTTGAACTATGCGCGAACTACCCGCCTTGGACGGGAGATCGATATCATGACTCCGCGCCAGCTTGCCACGAGAGGGGGATAG
- a CDS encoding TIR domain-containing protein, producing the protein MSNETKNVFISHVHKDDEGLTDIKNLLKNKGMNVRDSSINSDRPNNAKSPDYIKSEILAPRIDWASTMIVYISPETKNSEWVNWEIERAHKQDKTIVGVWERGANGCEVPEALDEYGHALVGWNADKIIDAVNGDYEQFETPDGTTCEPRSIRRHPCG; encoded by the coding sequence ATGAGCAACGAGACCAAAAATGTATTCATCAGCCATGTCCACAAGGACGACGAGGGCCTGACCGATATCAAAAACCTGCTCAAGAACAAGGGCATGAACGTGCGCGACAGTTCGATCAATTCGGATCGCCCGAACAATGCGAAGTCGCCGGATTACATTAAATCCGAAATACTTGCGCCCCGCATTGATTGGGCCAGCACGATGATCGTCTACATCTCACCGGAAACCAAGAACAGCGAATGGGTTAACTGGGAGATCGAGCGCGCGCACAAGCAGGACAAAACCATTGTCGGTGTGTGGGAGCGTGGAGCCAACGGATGTGAGGTTCCCGAAGCGCTCGACGAATACGGGCATGCGCTTGTTGGCTGGAACGCAGACAAGATTATTGACGCCGTGAATGGGGATTATGAGCAGTTTGAGACACCGGACGGCACAACGTGCGAGCCCCGGTCTATTCGCCGACATCCGTGCGGTTAA
- a CDS encoding nucleoside triphosphate pyrophosphohydrolase family protein — translation MSGSPPSAHVLLSEYEQAIAPTDRFEDSEITPILLGLFGEVGSVMSTSKKLQREKTAFTGFQRDVEEELGDTLWYVAALCRRLDVKLSDMFARVLDGNGYAVSIAANADPAHPVAQVMTAKDIAPLDSVLLRLGEQAAKLLNLDVTAGTAKDQVLSFVRVYIEAIQAAHVSFSAVLSSNMAKACGRFIASNPDDLPDFDADFPEEEQLPRYFEIEISQRADGRSYLRWNGVFIGDPLSDNIADEDGYRFHDVFHFANTAILHWSPTFRALIKHKRKSRKHVDEAQDSGRAIVIDEGLSAYIFSYAKSVNFFEDQKTVSFDLLKAVRNFVRGYEVEACPLHLWEYAILQGYEVFREVRKNNGGIIVGNRDERTLHYKTAGK, via the coding sequence ATGAGCGGATCGCCCCCCAGCGCACATGTTCTGCTGTCCGAGTACGAGCAAGCCATCGCGCCCACAGACCGTTTTGAAGATTCTGAAATCACGCCGATTTTGTTGGGCCTGTTTGGTGAGGTCGGCAGCGTGATGAGCACGTCGAAGAAGCTTCAGCGGGAAAAGACCGCGTTCACGGGATTCCAGCGCGATGTCGAGGAAGAGCTTGGCGATACGCTCTGGTATGTCGCCGCGCTTTGCAGGCGTCTGGACGTGAAGCTCTCGGACATGTTCGCACGAGTTCTCGACGGCAACGGTTACGCGGTCAGCATCGCCGCCAACGCCGACCCCGCGCATCCGGTCGCCCAGGTCATGACCGCCAAGGACATCGCACCGCTGGACTCCGTCCTGCTGCGGCTGGGCGAGCAGGCGGCCAAACTTCTGAACCTCGATGTCACTGCCGGCACGGCCAAAGATCAGGTTCTCAGCTTCGTCCGGGTCTACATCGAGGCCATACAAGCCGCCCATGTCTCGTTTTCTGCCGTTCTGAGCAGCAACATGGCCAAAGCATGCGGTCGCTTCATTGCATCGAATCCCGACGATCTACCGGATTTTGATGCTGACTTTCCCGAAGAAGAGCAACTGCCACGTTATTTTGAGATCGAGATATCGCAGCGGGCCGATGGCCGCAGCTATCTGCGGTGGAATGGCGTCTTTATCGGCGACCCGCTATCGGACAATATTGCCGATGAGGACGGGTATCGCTTTCACGATGTCTTCCACTTTGCCAACACGGCAATCCTGCACTGGTCGCCGACATTCAGAGCGCTGATCAAGCATAAGCGCAAGAGCCGGAAACACGTCGATGAGGCCCAGGACAGCGGACGGGCTATTGTCATCGATGAGGGGCTGTCAGCCTATATCTTTTCCTATGCCAAATCTGTGAATTTCTTCGAGGATCAAAAGACGGTTTCCTTCGATTTGCTCAAGGCCGTGCGCAATTTCGTGCGCGGTTACGAAGTCGAGGCCTGTCCTCTTCATCTATGGGAGTACGCGATCTTGCAGGGCTACGAGGTTTTTCGTGAAGTACGAAAGAACAATGGCGGCATCATCGTCGGCAATCGTGATGAACGCACGCTACACTACAAAACCGCCGGAAAGTAA
- a CDS encoding uracil-DNA glycosylase gives MTCTQEIFRTLGDIRFENTFNPYFERCPVYDAKDAPELRRHYLAEMLHRAADAELDAIWVGRDLGYRGGRRTGLALTDDVHFADHLERWGLDVQRPTYGKPVAERTAAAIWDILLRVNVPVFLWNVFPLHPFIKGDPFSNRAHNARERRAGAEILIQMVEYLQPKRVIAIGNDAYNVLSGVFAEDFVYKARHPSYGGQAEFLATMQSLYATQIAEREPDLFDHMPEADINSR, from the coding sequence ATGACGTGTACACAGGAGATTTTCAGAACGCTGGGAGACATTCGGTTCGAGAATACCTTTAATCCGTATTTCGAGCGGTGCCCTGTCTATGATGCGAAAGATGCACCGGAGCTAAGGCGGCACTATCTCGCAGAAATGCTGCACCGTGCTGCCGACGCCGAGTTGGATGCGATCTGGGTCGGGCGTGACCTCGGATATCGTGGGGGGCGGCGAACCGGTCTGGCGCTGACGGATGACGTGCATTTTGCCGATCATTTGGAGCGTTGGGGGTTGGATGTGCAGCGTCCGACCTACGGCAAGCCTGTCGCCGAACGGACCGCCGCCGCAATCTGGGATATCCTGCTGCGCGTCAACGTGCCGGTCTTTCTCTGGAATGTCTTTCCCCTCCATCCCTTCATCAAGGGTGATCCGTTCTCCAACCGCGCCCACAACGCCAGAGAGCGCAGGGCGGGGGCCGAGATTTTGATCCAGATGGTCGAATATCTGCAACCGAAGCGGGTCATTGCCATCGGCAACGATGCCTACAACGTCCTGTCCGGTGTCTTTGCCGAGGACTTTGTCTACAAGGCAAGGCACCCCAGCTATGGCGGGCAGGCCGAGTTCTTGGCTACGATGCAGTCACTCTATGCTACGCAAATCGCTGAGCGCGAACCGGATTTGTTTGACCATATGCCGGAAGCAGACATCAACTCGCGGTAG
- a CDS encoding TIR domain-containing protein produces MAVVRRKCFISYHHADQREVDQFIRDFDHEADTFIARGLGNEMPGEVVQSASTDYVMRRIRELYLSNSTVTLLMLGRCTWARRYVDWELQASLRQGETISPNGLLGIKLPSYPEQGGYFPKRFNDNLRGEGQADCYARHMKYPTSTQSLVTAIEAAFQRRQTHTHLIVNPRERMHNNRQC; encoded by the coding sequence ATGGCAGTCGTTCGCCGAAAATGTTTTATCTCCTACCATCACGCTGACCAGCGTGAAGTCGATCAATTCATTCGGGACTTCGATCACGAGGCAGATACCTTTATCGCTCGCGGTCTCGGCAACGAAATGCCTGGTGAGGTCGTTCAAAGCGCCAGCACAGATTACGTCATGCGTCGCATCCGTGAGCTCTATCTCTCCAACTCGACCGTTACGCTACTAATGCTTGGCAGGTGTACGTGGGCACGACGCTATGTCGATTGGGAGCTTCAGGCATCACTTCGTCAAGGAGAAACGATAAGCCCTAACGGATTGCTCGGGATCAAACTTCCAAGCTACCCCGAGCAAGGCGGGTACTTTCCAAAGCGCTTTAACGACAATTTGCGCGGAGAAGGGCAAGCGGACTGCTACGCTCGGCACATGAAATATCCGACCTCTACGCAATCCCTTGTAACCGCAATAGAAGCTGCTTTCCAAAGGCGGCAGACGCATACGCACCTGATTGTGAATCCACGCGAGCGGATGCATAATAACAGGCAGTGCTGA
- a CDS encoding DUF2493 domain-containing protein has protein sequence MTTEATEPMSSSATAVVLEELQLYGYRPFADEPDSRPLPETDALQGAIADIFDALAATLEDTRLEPDLEDLLWSVTNLFHRTAIRVDRDLDDNEQAQKRSQREQDGSEVRSVQLEALTAQGVTLIERRNAYELMRDIAAEHFETHIGQAWRPHSGSRISHRTLTAAMIDSRDYLTAKRRAEIEPLLPTGPRVAFSGGLDVTDHCAIWAALDRVKAKHADMVLLHGGSPKGAEKIAACWADARKCQQIVFKPDWKRHGKAAPFKRNDALLEAMPIGLILFPGSGITDNLADKARKLGVPLFDFRSRQSSTQAT, from the coding sequence ATGACAACCGAGGCCACCGAACCGATGTCCAGCTCCGCAACCGCGGTCGTGCTCGAAGAGTTACAGCTCTACGGCTACCGACCTTTCGCCGACGAGCCCGATTCGAGACCTTTGCCCGAAACCGACGCCCTCCAGGGCGCGATAGCCGACATCTTCGACGCGCTTGCCGCGACGCTGGAAGACACCAGACTCGAGCCGGATCTCGAAGACCTGCTCTGGTCGGTGACGAACTTGTTCCATCGCACAGCAATCCGTGTCGACCGCGACCTAGACGATAACGAGCAGGCCCAGAAACGCTCGCAGCGTGAACAGGACGGCTCGGAAGTGCGCTCCGTCCAACTCGAAGCCCTGACAGCGCAGGGCGTCACGCTGATCGAGCGACGCAATGCCTATGAGCTGATGCGCGACATCGCCGCCGAGCACTTCGAAACCCATATCGGCCAGGCCTGGCGTCCGCACTCGGGATCGAGGATCAGTCATCGCACACTGACAGCAGCCATGATCGACAGCCGCGACTATCTGACGGCGAAGCGGCGCGCCGAGATCGAACCCCTCCTGCCGACCGGCCCACGGGTCGCATTCTCCGGCGGGCTCGACGTCACCGACCATTGCGCCATCTGGGCGGCGCTCGACCGGGTGAAGGCCAAGCACGCCGACATGGTGCTTCTGCATGGCGGGTCGCCCAAGGGCGCCGAGAAGATCGCTGCTTGCTGGGCCGACGCCCGCAAATGCCAGCAGATCGTCTTCAAGCCCGACTGGAAACGCCACGGCAAGGCCGCGCCGTTCAAGCGCAACGACGCGCTCCTGGAGGCGATGCCCATCGGGCTCATCCTCTTTCCGGGCTCCGGGATCACCGACAATCTCGCCGACAAGGCCCGCAAGCTCGGCGTGCCGCTCTTCGACTTCCGGTCCCGGCAAAGTTCAACGCAGGCGACGTGA
- a CDS encoding DUF7146 domain-containing protein — MTDTVSDIARRLGREAEAVCHHYLSNGRRQGHYWIVGDARNTPGRSLYVRLSGPAHGPGAAGKWTDAATGEHGDLIDLIAAAQQLRTFRETLDEARRFLSLPRPEPQRRGRQSAPAGSPEAARRLFAMGRPIGGTLAERYLHRRGLARLGDAPVLRFHPRCYYWREGQPKDAPSETWPALLAKVTDGQGNLTGVHRTWLDPATARKAPLDPPRKAMGNLLGHGVRIGTATDLLAAGEGLESTLSVRMALPDLPVIAALSANHLAALILPTGLQRLYIAADADEAGAMAAANLTERADAIGVETIRLSPLGGDFNEDLRNLGRDDLRAHLCQQLATADLSRLLSCDS, encoded by the coding sequence ATGACTGATACAGTATCCGATATTGCGCGGCGGCTTGGCCGTGAGGCGGAGGCCGTTTGCCACCATTATCTCTCCAACGGCCGCAGACAGGGCCACTACTGGATCGTCGGCGACGCCCGGAACACGCCCGGGCGCAGTCTCTATGTGCGCCTGAGTGGACCAGCTCATGGTCCGGGCGCCGCCGGGAAATGGACCGACGCCGCCACGGGCGAGCATGGCGATCTAATCGACCTCATTGCCGCCGCGCAGCAACTACGCACCTTCCGTGAGACGCTTGACGAGGCGCGACGCTTTCTGAGTCTGCCGCGTCCCGAACCGCAACGACGTGGGCGCCAATCCGCACCCGCCGGATCACCGGAGGCGGCGCGTCGTCTCTTCGCCATGGGAAGACCGATCGGTGGAACGCTCGCCGAGCGCTATCTCCATCGGCGCGGTCTTGCTCGACTTGGCGATGCGCCAGTGCTGCGGTTTCATCCGCGGTGCTACTATTGGCGTGAAGGTCAGCCGAAAGATGCGCCGTCGGAGACTTGGCCCGCATTGCTCGCGAAGGTCACGGACGGACAAGGCAATCTCACCGGCGTCCACCGCACCTGGCTCGATCCGGCGACGGCGCGCAAGGCCCCGCTTGACCCACCGCGCAAGGCGATGGGAAATCTGCTCGGCCATGGCGTGCGGATCGGGACCGCGACCGACCTTCTTGCTGCCGGCGAAGGGCTGGAAAGTACGCTGTCCGTGCGCATGGCTTTGCCCGACCTGCCGGTCATCGCCGCGTTATCGGCCAACCATCTCGCCGCCCTGATCCTGCCGACCGGGCTTCAGCGTCTCTATATCGCTGCCGACGCCGACGAGGCAGGCGCCATGGCGGCCGCCAATCTGACCGAACGCGCAGATGCCATCGGCGTCGAGACGATCCGGCTGTCCCCTCTTGGCGGCGACTTCAACGAAGACCTCCGCAATCTCGGGCGGGACGACCTGCGGGCGCATCTCTGTCAGCAACTGGCCACGGCTGATTTATCCCGCCTGCTTTCATGCGATTCCTGA